Proteins from a single region of Haemorhous mexicanus isolate bHaeMex1 chromosome 4, bHaeMex1.pri, whole genome shotgun sequence:
- the SHROOM3 gene encoding protein Shroom3 isoform X1, with amino-acid sequence MRMLDNINTSISPSECSITHKGRYIYLEALLHGGAPWGFTLKGGLEHGEPLIISKIEEGGKADSLPSKLQAGDEVVNINEVELSSSRREAISLVKGSYKKLKLVVRRDTHAAQGCTELSPSPLNQDCVTTDFQPGKATWAAGVKLRLKSRRSETPGRPHSWHSSKLAENQPDPSMMQISQGTLGTPWHQSYHSSSSTSDLSAFEHGYLRRSPDQYSSRGSMESLDHSSPAYHPCHLSPAKSTNSIDQLSHLHSKRDSAYSSFSTNSSIPEYPVAPPGKEHSCSPDSAQSRRGLPEGMRQADIRYVRTVYDAQQRISQEYEVKPPALLPGGDGRGHGRLHTFGRHNAASSWAQPAQGPSDCKSQPSKGPPLPPARSDSYAAIRHHERPGSGTGLEPNKPGRSQPKGAWAPLISSLSQGPLPKPPFGEGHLHTVVEKSPESSPTMKAKQSFSQAAQPGQPLLPTGVYAVPSPEPHYAQVPRPSAGSTGTLYPALAKESGYSPALPASYDKAVAGSTLALDENGNQSTTNRSTIFYQPPATERKHEARLIQQKLPSAAGPELGLAVSRKEELLPLYKAAHSHRETMGTTQTSKPVFQGPQPQLRDASERKNHYQPKEDWTPGSQEEKNGNAQVSERDTGAAHPWGHSKAKQYGFSSLQNIPESSRRQSSSDLRETQPGEGYSNTRLSFLNSSSREEKDHREQGHRQWSDVDPQAFTRQEEEGTSVPLFHAAEPKCKEPPSPQLPKPSDFGRSRLSSSSTQSFPYSKPEAGKPRCSVLEKVNKFEQREQSAPRPQSAGVPSFGQHYGPSRTSQPAGTRCSVHSPEDMRGKLPSEPGRGSSPSVRNGKLEEADWRPVELQMVAAVKQARPSEYYSLCPENEVQIRAAQLPRSRSTFQLGGEPEKEILWRDNIQDAHGSQLDASFNRAYRNSIKDAQSRVLRATSFRRISPPFGNTPKRVPQRPASAHVGMRSTAASPHTPKERHSITPTEGGFSSLDYGRTQHVLRIGGRKRLTAEQKKRSYSEPEKMNEVGISDGEPSPFSFQKKSIHFIFPENTVADRRKIFERDGKASSTASLSKPELKQLQQNALADYIERKTGRRPSSQDIGLLRERSHSSYLQLGGPDSQSLSSASSVNSLQDQNLFRRRESMERVSRTGRMSSTLPPGLMDCLDTSGDEKVPGRQDSLVTGRPKPERCRDHRPRSDLTKGTQTDLLGTQGQPRYRKQEQVFETPSTARKSGKSVSVEDLLDRYDNQPVPVHMRSRSSPTADKKHQELLRRESSEFGPMVRDPCYMLSAGARSFSKKERSHSEKMAFTSYYPHPLRSTELVAGPATLVENHKLSELSRPESRTSAFFPTEARSHHPDQKQGFKPLFLNLTPSGPGHSSPDTPAQAPSDLQSTGDSQAPRQHHAKREAVPPEGSGSAQAQPLDAVQDRSPEAATEEMVWRRKAGLLHRSLPPKAAWAHSAKDNGYTRAMASPPAAGPKPSQRWQSLPTQSSTSSDPETPSPQAVTQLRISESGLQLTPPPSLQDEEDDEVFVAPFSPPPSRPLPELSSCTSANGTEEFPPPPPPAEGNGAAGDKSPLLPEEAGVSSFKSFPKALAEREITGLGTSTGENNWPAPLKRTCSPSAVDQQHQSPASPEGSQSTDRQPITQPEGNPREPALENASLDSGITSTAPPVKAKNKSPEDIKSEALAKEIVHKDKSLADILDPDSKMKTTMDLMEGIFPGGSSVLKENNMKRKMWQTQGSRTAVAGDTREDKEAPVTLVTCPAYYSVSAPKAELLNKIKDLPEEVGEEEELLDINEKKAELIGSLTHKLEILKEAKEGLLEDIKMNNALGEEVELLISTLCKPNEFDKYKMFIGDLDKVVNLLLSLSGRLARVENVLSSLGDNANSEERSSLNEKRKLLAGQHEDARELKENLDRRERLVLDILGNYLSEEQLQDYQHFVKMKSALLIEQRELDDKIKLGQEQLKCLMESLPTDFTPRDAAAAAALAAALATSSGVGGKTPPAASSSL; translated from the exons GGACACCCATGCAGCACAGGGATGCACAGAGCTGTCTCCCAGCCCGCTCAACCAGGACTGCGTGACCACTGACTTCCAGCCCGGCAAAGCCACGTGGGCAGCAGGAGTCAAGTTACGGCTGAAGAGCAG GCGGAGTGAAACTCCAGGCCGACCTCACTCCTGGCATTCAAGCAAACTCGCGGAGAACCAGCCCGATCCCAGCATGATGCAAATATCTCAGGGTACGCTTGGCACCCCTTGGCATCAGTCCTACCACTCCAG ctcctccaccaGCGATCTCTCGGCGTTCGAGCATGGCTATCTGAGGAGGAGCCCGGATCAGTACAGCTCCCGGGGCAGCATGGAGAGCTTGGACCACTCCTCCCCTGCCTACCACCCTTGCCACCTGTCCCCGGCCAAATCCACCAACAGCATCGACCAGCTCTCCCACCTGCACAGCAAGAGAGACTCTGCCTACAGCTCCTTCTCCACCAACTCCAGCATCCCCGAGTACCCCGTGGCCCCGCCGGGCAAGGAGCACTCGTGCTCCCCGGACAGCGCACAGTCCCGCCGGGGGCTGCCGGAGGGCATGCGGCAGGCGGACATCCGCTACGTCCGGACGGTCTACGACGCCCAGCAGCGCATCTCCCAGGAGTACGAGGTGAAGCCCCCGGCCCTGCTCCCCGGCGGCGACGGCCGCGGCCACGGCAGGCTCCACACCTTCGGCCGGCACAACGCCGCctcctcctgggcacagccGGCGCAGGGCCCCTCGGACTGCAAGAGCCAGCCGTCCAAGGGGCCGCCCCTGCCTCCCGCTCGCAGCGACAGCTACGCGGCCATCAGGCACCACGAGAGGCCCGGCTCGGGCACCGGCCTCGAGCCCAACAAGCCCGGCCGGAGCCAGCCCAAAGGGGCCTGGGCACCGCTCATCAGCTCCCTGTCGCAGGGGCCGCTGCCGAAACCGCCCTTCGGAGAAGGGCACCTGCACACCGTGGTGGAGAAGAGCCCGGAGAGCAGCCCCACCATGAAGGCCAAGCAGAGCTtttcccaggcagcccagccagggcagcccctgctgcccaccGGTGTCTACGCCGTTCCCTCCCCGGAGCCGCACTACGCGCAGGTGCCCCGGCCTTCCGCGGGCAGCACCGGGACGCTTTACCCAGCTCTGGCCAAAGAAAGCGGCTACTCCCCAGCCCTCCCGGCCTCCTACGACAAGGCCGTGGCTGGCAGCACCCTGGCCTTGGATGAGAATGGAAACCAAAGCACTACCAACAGGTCGACCATCTTCTACCAGCCCCCTGCCACTGAGAGAAAGCACGAAGCCAGACTCATCCAGCAGAAGCTTCCCAGCGCAGCAGGCCCGGAGCTCGGCCTGGCTGTCTCGCGAAAGGAGGAGCTGCTACCCCTTTACAAGGCAGCACACAGCCACCGAGAGACCATGGGTACCACACAGACCTCCAAGCCCGTTTTCCAGGGTCCACAACCCCAGCTGAGGGATGCTAGTGAGAGGAAAAACCATTACCAGCCCAAAGAGGACTGGACACCTGGATcccaggaggagaaaaatggcAACGCACAGGTAAGCGAGAGAGACACTGGTGCTGCCCACCCGTGGGGTCACAGCAAAGCCAAGCAGTATGGCTTCTCTTCCTTGCAGAACATCccagagagctccaggagaCAAAGCAGCTCTGACCTAAGGGAGACACAACCAGGCGAGGGTTATTCCAACACCAGACTGTCCTtcctgaacagcagcagcagagaggagaaggatcaCAGGGAGCAGGGGCACAGACAGTGGAGCGATGTGGACCCCCAGGCCTTCacgaggcaggaggaggagggcacgAGTGTGCCTCTGTTCCACGCTGCTGAGCCAAAGTGCAAAGAGCCCCCTTCTCCTCAGCTCCCAAAGCCCTCAGATTTCGGGAGGAGCCGGCTCAGCTCTAGCAGCACCCAAAGCTTTCCCTACAGCAAACCAGAGGCAGGCAAGCCCCGCTGCTCGGTGCTGGAGAAGGTCAACAAGTTTGAGCAGCGGGAGCAGAGCGCTCCCCGGCCCCAGAGCGCTGGCGTTCCCAGCTTTGGCCAGCACTATGGGCCGAGCAGGACGAGCCAGCCCGCTGGCACGAGGtgctctgtgcacagcccagaggacaTGAGAGGCAAGCTGCCCAgtgagccaggcaggggctccAGCCCGTCCGTCAGGAACGGGAAGCTGGAAGAGGCTGACTGGCGCCCCGTCGAGCTGCagatggtggctgcagtgaagCAGGCGAGACCCAGCGAGTACTACAGCCTGTGTCCTGAAAACGAGGTGCAAATAAGGGCAGCTCAGCTTCCTCGGAGTAGGAGCACGTTCCAGCTGGGAGGCGAGCCTGAGAAGGAGATCCTCTGGAGGGATAACATCCAGGATGCGCACGGATCGCAGCTGGACGCGTCGTTTAACAGGGCCTACAGGAACAGCATCAAAGATGCCCAGTCCAGGGTGCTGAGGGCCACGTCCTTCCGGCGGATCAGCCCCCCGTTCGGGAACACGCCCAAGAGGGTGCCCCAGAGGCCTGCCTCGGCCCACGTGGGCATGAGGAGCACGGCGGCATCCCCGCACACCCCCAAGGAGAGGCACAGCATCACGCCCACGGAAGGAGGCTTCTCCAGCCTGGACTACGGCAGGACGCAGCACGTGCTGCGCATCGGGGGCCGGAAGCGGCTGACGGCAGAGCAGAAGAAGCGCTCCTACTCAGAGCCCGAGAAGATGAACGAGGTGGGCATCTCGGACGGGGAGCCGTCGCCTTTCTCCTTCCAGAAGAAAAGCATCCATTTCATCTTCCCGGAGAACACGGTGGCCGACCGGCGCAAGATCTTCGAGAGGGACGGCAAAGCTTCCTCCACAGCCAGCCTGTCCAAGCCGGAGCtcaagcagctccagcagaacgCCCTGGCCGACTACATCGAGCGTAAAACGGGGCGACGGCCGTCCTCGCAGGACATCGGGCTGCTCAGGGAGCGCTCCCACAGCTCCTACCTGCAGCTGGGCGGCCCCGACAGCCAGAGCCTTTCCTCCGCCTCCAGTGTGAATTCCCTCCAGGACCAGAACCTTTTCCGCCGCAGGGAGTCCATGGAGCGGGTATCAAGGACGGGACGGATGTCTTCCACCCTTCCCCCTGGGCTGATGGACTGCTTGGACACGAGCGGAGACGAGAAGGTGCCGGGGCGCCAGGACAGCCTGGTCACGGGCCGGCCCAAACCAGAGAGGTGCCGGGATCACAGACCCAGATCAGATCTCACCAAAGGCACGCAGACAGACCTGCTGGGCACGCAGGGCCAGCCCCGCTACAGGAAGCAGGAGCAGGTCTTTGAAACCCCCTCTACCGccaggaaatctgggaaatCGGTGTCTGTGGAAGACTTGCTCGATAGGTACGACAATCAGCCGGTCCCTGTGCACATGCGCTCCAGGTCGTCTCCCACGGCGGATAAGAAACACCAG gagctgctgagaagGGAGAGCAGTGAGTTCGGCCCCATGGTGAGGGATCCCTGCTACATGCTCAGCGCAGGAGCCAG GTCTTtcagcaagaaagaaagaagccaCTCAGAGAAAATGGCGTTCACCAGTTACTATCCCCATCCCCTCCGCAGCACAGAGCTTGTCGCCGGGCCTGCCACGCTGGTCGAGAATCACAAGCTCTCAGAACTTTCCAGGCCAGAGAGCAGGACTTCTGCATTTTTCCCAACAGAGGCAAGGAGTCACCATCCTGACCAAAAGCAAGGCTTTAAACCCTTGTTCCTTAACCTTACTCCTTCTGGGCCTGGCCACTCTTCCCCTGATACACCCGCCCAGGCTCCCTCAGACTTGCAGAGCACAGGTGACAGCCAGGCTCCGAGACAGCACCATGCCAAACGAGAGGCTGTTCCCCCTGAGGGCAGCGGCAGCGCTCAGGCACAGCCTCTGGATGCTGTCCAGGACAGATCCCCCGAGGCTGCCACGGAAGAGATGGTGTGGAGGAGGAAAGCGGGGCTGCTGCACAGGTCCCTCCCGCCCAAAGCGGCGTGGGCTCATTCGGCCAAAGACAATGGCTACACCAGGGCCATGGCGTCTCCTCCGGCCGCCGGGCCGAAGCCCTCCCAGAGGTGGCAGTCCCTGCCCACGCAGAGCAGCACTTCCTCCGACCCAGAGACTCCTTCTCCCCAGGCCGTGACCCAGCTCCGGATCTCGGAGTCGGGGCTGCAGCTCACGCCCCCGCCGTCGCTGCAGGACGAGGAGGACGACGAGGTGTTTGTCGCGCCCTTCTCCCCGCCGCCGTCCCGTCCTCTTCCCGAGCTCAGCTCTTGCACTTCTGCCAACGGCACGGAGGAattcccacctcctccccctcccgcTGAGGGGAATGGGGCAGCTGGAGACAAATcccccctgctcccagaggaGGCGGGTGTGAG CAGCTTCAAAAGCTTTCCCAAAGCCCTGGCCGAGAGGGAGATAACAGGGTTGGGCACCAGCACCGGTGAAAATAACTGGCCAGCCCCATTAAAGAGGACTTGCTCTCCATCTGCTGTGGATCAGCAGCACCAATCCCCTGCTTCTCCTGAAGGGTCTCAGAGCACTGACAGACAGCCCATAACTCAGCCTGAAGGTAACCCCAGAGAGCCAGCATTGGAAAATGCCAGCCTGGACTCCGGGATaaccagcacagcacccccGGTGAAGGCAAAGAACAAGAGCCCAGAGGATATTAAGTCAGAGGCTCTAGCAAAAGAAATTGTCCATAAAGACAAATCTCTGGCTGATATCCTGGACCCAGATTCCAAAATGAAGACGACCATGGACTTGATGGAAGGGATTTTCCCCGGTGGAAGCAGCGTGCTGAAGGAGAACAACATGAAGAGGAAGATGTGGCAGACACAAGGCAGCAGGACGGCGGTGGCGGGTGACAC GAGAGAGGACAAGGAAGCTCCTGTCACCCTGGTCACCTGTCCTGCTTACTACAGTGTTTCAGCACCCAAAGCAGAACTGCTGAATAAAATCAAGGACTTGCCAGAAGAAGTAGGTGAGGAAGAAGAGCTGCTGGACATCAATGAGAAAAAG GCTGAGCTCATCGGGAGCTTGACCCACAAACTGGAAATCCTGAAGGAAGCCAAGGAGGGCCTGCTGGAGGACATTAAGATGAATAATGCTCTCGGGGAGGAGGTGGAGCTGTTGATCAGCACGCTGTGCAAACCCAACGAGTTTGACAAGTACAAGATGTTCATTGGCGATCTGGATAAGGTGGTGaacctcctgctctccctctcgGGACGCCTGGCCCGTGTGGAGAACgtcctgagcagcctgggggaCAACGCCAACAGCGAGGAGCGG AGTTCCCTGAACGAGAAGCGGAAGCTGCTGGCTGGCCAGCACGAAGACGCCCGGGAGCTAAAGGAAAACCTCGACCGTCGGGAACGGCTGGTCTTGGACATCCTGGGCAACTACctctctgaggagcagctccaggactaCCAGCACTTTGTCAAGATGAAGTCTGCCCTCCTCATAGAGCAGCGGGAGCTCGACGACAAAATCAAActgggccaggagcagctcaagTGCCTGATGGAAAGTCTCCCCACGGACTTCACgcccagggatgcagcagcagcggctgccctggctgcagcacttgCTACCTCCTCCGGGGTCGGTGGTAAAACACCTCCAGCAGCCTCTTCCTCACTCTAA